The following coding sequences lie in one Candidatus Izemoplasmatales bacterium genomic window:
- a CDS encoding type IV toxin-antitoxin system AbiEi family antitoxin, with product MLLSYPEAVAKYGSDYQLKKAIITGSIFKIRPGVYAFDANADETAELFVKYDHIVLTLASAFYYHHVSDYVPDRIHVATPKNAYPIERPNVKQYFLTKDYYDVGIMEVKQDDHTIKVYDLERSLIELIRYQTKMPFEEYFHVLKNFREIADKMDFSKLTKYARKFKSYGKIINTVRNSIM from the coding sequence ATGTTGCTCTCATATCCCGAAGCTGTCGCCAAATACGGCAGTGATTATCAACTGAAAAAAGCGATCATTACAGGAAGCATATTCAAGATCAGGCCGGGAGTGTACGCGTTTGACGCCAACGCCGATGAAACGGCAGAGTTGTTCGTCAAGTACGATCACATCGTTCTGACGTTGGCGTCGGCATTCTATTATCATCACGTATCCGACTACGTTCCTGATCGCATTCACGTCGCCACCCCCAAAAACGCATATCCGATCGAAAGGCCGAACGTCAAACAATACTTTCTGACCAAAGACTACTATGATGTCGGAATCATGGAGGTCAAACAAGACGATCATACGATCAAGGTTTATGATCTGGAGCGGTCCCTGATCGAATTGATCCGTTATCAAACCAAGATGCCATTTGAAGAGTATTTCCATGTCCTCAAGAATTTTCGGGAAATCGCGGACAAAATGGATTTTTCAAAGTTAACCAAATATGCCAGGAAATTCAAATCATATGGGAAGATTATAAATACAGTACGAAATTCGATCATGTAG